AAACGGCCAAATCCATCATCGTTCTCCTACAGCGAATTTTACCCAGCGTAACGTATTTTTGTGACGTTTCAGATGATTACCTGACAAATTCGGACCAGGGCGCAAACGCCCCGGTTGAGGTTTATCTACTAATCTTCAAAAAACTTTACGATTGGGCGGTTTTTTTCGCCCGTCTTAACAGGTAGCGTAGATCGCCCGCACGCTTGGCTATATCGCTGAAAGCGCAGATTTACTATGGATACCCTGGCACGCCATGACGAAAAAATCCCTCTTTGCCACGCCATGTTCGCTGGCATTCTGCACCGTATTCATGATGTTTACGCCACTTACCCATGCCGAGCAGGCGCCTGGTGCGCCGCAGGTGGAAGCCAAAGCCTGGATGCTGATGGATTTCAACAGCGGTAAAGTGCTGGCGGAAGCCAATGCCGATCAGCGGCTCGATCCCGCCAGCCTGACCAAAATGATGACCAGCTATGTGGTGGGCCAGGCACTGAAGTCGGGCAAAATTACCCGCGATGATATGGTTACCGTTGGCCAGGACGCCTGGGCGACCGGCAACCCGGCGCTGCGTGGCTCCTCGCTGATGTTCCTGAAGCCCGGCGATCGCATTCCGGTCTCCGAGCTGAATAAAGGCATTGTGATTCAGTCCGGCAACGATGCCAGCATCGCGCTGGCGGATTACGTCGCTGGCAGTCAGGACTCTTTTGTCGGCCTAATGAACAATTACGCCAAAGCGCTAAAACTGCAGAACACCCACTTCAAAACCGTACACGGACTGGATGCTGACGGCCAATACAGCACCGCGCGTGATATGGCGCTGATAGGTCAGGCGCTGATCCGCGACGTGCCGGAAGAGTACGCGCTGAACAAAGAGAAAGAGTTCACCTTTAATAATATTCGTCAGCACAACCGCAACCGCCTGCTGTGGAGCACCAACTTGCAGGTGGACGGCATCAAAACCGGACACACCTCTGGCGCAGGCAACAATCTGGTGGCATCGGCTACGGATAACGGCATGCGCCTGATTTCGGTGGTGCTCGGCGCGGATACCGATGCACAGCGCTTCCGCGAAAGTGAAAAACTGCTGACCTGGGGCTTCCGTTTCTTTGAA
The sequence above is drawn from the Duffyella gerundensis genome and encodes:
- a CDS encoding serine hydrolase produces the protein MMFTPLTHAEQAPGAPQVEAKAWMLMDFNSGKVLAEANADQRLDPASLTKMMTSYVVGQALKSGKITRDDMVTVGQDAWATGNPALRGSSLMFLKPGDRIPVSELNKGIVIQSGNDASIALADYVAGSQDSFVGLMNNYAKALKLQNTHFKTVHGLDADGQYSTARDMALIGQALIRDVPEEYALNKEKEFTFNNIRQHNRNRLLWSTNLQVDGIKTGHTSGAGNNLVASATDNGMRLISVVLGADTDAQRFRESEKLLTWGFRFFETVTPVKAATPFASQRVWFGDRKMVNLGVAQDAALTIPKGQMKNMKASFTLTSPQLSAPLKKHQQVGVIDFQLNGKTIEQRPLVVLDEVQEGSFFSRIVDFVMMKLDGWFGKWFS